The DNA segment CTACCTGATGCAGTTCCTCACCCCGCGGCACCGCGACGGCCGGCTCCCGCCCGGCGTCGGCATCGCGGGCCCGGGGATCCGGATCCTCCGCGCGCACCCCGAGTACGTCGAAAAGGCGCACCGCGCCGGGCACCGGGTGCACGTCTGGACCGTCAACGACAGCGCCGATGTCGAGCTGTGCCGGGAATTGGGCGTGGACGCCGTCATTACAAATCGTCCCAAGCAGGTGCGAAACCAGCTGGGTCTTGGGTAAAGCCCTTCACAGGGTGTGCACCGGCGCATTCGGGCCGTATTCGGTTATGTCCAATGCGTCACCGCGTGTCGCTTGGCCGGTTTCCGGTCCAGTCCATTGGGGCATTCATCCCGTGGCGTGGGGCAAAGGAGGTCTCGGGGGTGGCGTTGGTGGTGGCACAAGAGGTGCCGACGTCGTCGATCATGGCCGTACCCCATGGTCCAGTGGGTGTGGGCATGGCCAGGCGACGCATGCGTGAAGAACTGTTGGCAAGTGGAGTTCAGGACACCGTCGTCGATGACGCGGTCCTCGTTCTTTCGGAACTGTTGAGCAATTCGTGTCGCCATGCGCGTCCGATATACGAAAACGGATCGCCGGATTCCGTAACGCCCGACGCACAGGACACCCCGGCATCCGTACGGGCCTCCTGGCGCATCGACGCACAGGGCAGGCTGACCGTCGCGGTCACGGACGGCGGCGGCCCGACCCGGCCTCTTCCGGCCACTCCGTCGGTCACCGCGCGCGGCGGCCGCGGGCTGGCGATCATCCGGTCGCTCGCCAAGGACTGGGGCGTGCGCGACACGGCCGGCGGCGAGGTGACGGTCTGGGCGGCCCTCTCGCTCCAAGGCGCGTTCGCTACGCGCGTGGACCTCACGCCCGATCTGCCGCCCTCGCTCACCACGGGCGCGGGCGTGCCGGGCGGCCGGCCGCCGGCTCCGGGCTTCCCGGACTTCGACGACCTGCCATAGGGACACGCCGGGACACACCGGCGTGCACGGCACCAGGGGCGGGACACGGCCCGGCGCGCAACCGGGCGCGACCCCGGACGCAATCCTCTAGGCTCGCGCCGAAACGCGTCCGTACGCCCAGGATCGACCAGGAGACACCGTCGCCATGGCCAAGAAGCGCCGTCCCCAGCCCCAGGCCGCAGCACCGCAGACGCAGGACGGCGAGGTGCCGGTCGCCGGCGCCCGTGAGCCCTGCCCGTGCGGCTCCGGCCGCCGGTACAAGGCCTGTCACGGGCGGCAGGCGGCGCACGCCGCCACCGAGCTCGTGCAGCGCCCCTTCGAGGGTCTGCCCGGCGAGTGCGACTGGGTGGCCATGCGCGAGCTGGTGCCCGCCGCCACCGCCCGGCTGACGCTGAAGGGCGGGCTGCCCGAGGGCGTTCCGTCGGTGACGCTGGCGACCGTGCTGCCGATGGCGTGGCCCGCGCTGCGCCGCGACAACGGCGAGGTGCTGCTCGGCCTGCAGAACGACACCGCCTCCGGCGACCTCAGCCGCGACCTCGCGGACACCCTGCAGCGCGCGCTGGCCACGGAGCCCGGCAACCCGGTCGCCGCCGAGCGGCACTCCGCCGACGGCCCGCGGCTGCAGGACCTGCTCGACGCGGACGCGCCTTTCGAGCCGACCGTCCACACCGGCTTCGAGTTCTGGGTGGAGAACGCCGAGCACGCCACCGGCGAGGTCGCCGCCTCCCTGGAGCGGGCCAACGCGGCGGCCGTCCCGACCGCCCGCATCCCCGGCCTGGAGGGCGCCTACTGGTGCGAGGCGCCGGAGAAGAACCACCTGCGCTGGGTCACCGCGCACCCCGAGGAGCGGCTGCTGGACGCGCTGGCGCGGCTGCACGCCGCGGGCGCCGCCTCGCTCGGCGAAGGCACCCGACTGGTGGGCTCGTTCCGCGCCCACGGCCTGGTCGTCCCGGTCTGGGACCTGCCCTCGGAGATGGGCGCCGACGAGGTCGCCAAGCCGGCCGCGGCGTTCGCCGAGCGGCTGGCCGAGGCCCTGGCGTCGGACGCCCCGCTGACCCCCGAGGAGCGCCGGGCGCGCGGCGGGCTCACCAACCGTCAGATCACGCTGAGCTGACCGGCCCGCCCCCGGCCGTGCGGTCCGGACGCCTCAGGGACCTCGGGCGTGACACCTGTCACAACTGCCCATAGCTTCCGGTCAATAGGCGTCCGGAAATCCACGATCGAATTTGCGAACCACCGATCTCTTGTTACGGTTCTAGAAGCCCGGTCGCTGGTGCATCCCCCGTCGCCAGCGACCGGGCGCTTCCATGTCCGGAACCAGGCATTCCGCTCGGTCTCTCCGGCCCCCGGCGGACCCGCCTCGTCAGCGGCCCGAACCGCCGCCTCCCACCGGCGAGTTGCTGCCGGACCGCAGCAGCAGCCGCTCCCCCGCCGCATCGGCGATCTCCGCCACCGCCGCGTACGGCGGCCGGCTCCGGCGCGCCGTCGGGGCGGACGGCGTCTCGCACAGGCCCGGCACGCCGCCGGCCGGCACCTCGCAGGTCACCTGGACGGTCCTGCCGTCCGGCCGCAGCAGGGTCAGCACGGCGCGCAGCCGGTCCCCGGTCCGGTTGCGGTAGTACGTACGCCCCCAGGTCGCACCGCCCTCGGCGAGCACACAGGTCTGGGCCCCGACCCCCTGGGGAGCGGTGAGTTCGGGACCGCAGCGGGAGGTGCGGCCGGAGAGGTACGCCGGGCGGGGGCGGCCGGAGGAGCCGGCCGGCTCCCTCGACCCGGCGGCGGCCTTCTTGCCCGGCTTGGCGCCGTTATCGCCGCTTCTTCCGTTTTCCCCGGGAGAGCGGTTTTCGGCCTTGACCGCGTCCGCGGATCCCGCCGCCGGAGCCGAGGTGCCGGCCGGGCCGGCCATCGCGGCGCCCAGCGGCACGGCGACGGCGAGCAGCGCCACGCCGGCGAGCCCGATCACGCGGAATTTCTGCGCACGCTGCATGGGCCCCACCTGCACTTGATGTGCCGCTGACGACGGCTTGACGGTGGGCCGAACCTATCGGCCGGCGAGGGCGGGCCCGGGCACCCGGACGCCCCGTTCCCCGGGAGACCGGGGCGGGCCGCACCCGAACGGGTGATGGGCTTCGGGGCGTTTGTGTTCGCCCCTCAGGTGTCCGCCCGACGGTTGCGCGGCCGCGGTCCGCGCCCGCGCAGCAGGAGGGCGCCCGAGCCGAGCGGACTTCGGGCGCCCGGGGCATCCGTGGGCGTCAGTAGGCGAGCCGGCTGCCGCCGTCGGGGGTACTGGTGCTCGCGGTGACGAGGGCGTCCACGATCGTGGCCACCTTCGGCAGCCGGGGCGCGGCGGGCACCGCGGCCGGCGGCCGCTCCCAGCGGACCCGGCCGGTGCCGATCTGGGAGGGCGGGAGCACCACGTAGCCGCCCTCGCCGTGGAACCGCAGCGAGCTGGGCACCCAGTCCTGGGAGTGCAGCAGCTCGCCCAACTCCGGGAGGTCGTACGGCGAGACGAGCAGCGACCAGCGGGTGGGCGTGGCCACCACGGGGCCGAGGCGCACACCGAAGTGGTCCAGGGCCGCCAGGGCACGGACCCCGGCGACGGCGGGCAGGCTCACCGCGCAGGGCGCGCGGCCGCCGGTGGCCAGGATGACCGGGGCGTCGGGGCGGTTCGTCCACCACCAGCGCACCATCCGGGCGTCGGTGGTGGCGGCCAGGAGACCGGGGTCGAAGGGGTGCGCGCCGGGCACCACGCACTCCGGGTCCGGACAGCTGCACCGCCGGGCGCTCCGCTCGCCGAGGCCGAGGCGGGCGCCGGCCGGCGGGCGGCCGGGGGATCCGAGTCCCACACCGGGGAGCACCGGCCACTGCCACTCGGTGGCGTAGTGGAGCGCCGCACCGAGCTGCGCCGACTTTCCGCCGCGTCGGAACAGCAGCTTGCGTCGCCTTCCGAGGATCTCGCGCATGAGCGCTCGTTCCTTTCCGTTAACGCCGAGGGCTTTGTCCATCGCACTGCATGGCACTACATGTCCCGTTTCACCAACGTCCGCGCCGTGCCGCTACCTGCCGTTGTGGGGCGTGTCCTGCGGCCCGGCGGTGGAAACCCGGGGTCGATCGCGCATCGATCACGCCACGTGGTCACTGGTCACCGCGTGTACAAAGCAGCGCATCACGCCGTACGCCGGGCGTGAAGCGTGGCGAGGGGTGGCGTGCGTTGGCGCTTGCGCTTCCGTGGTGCAGTCCCCGCCTCTTGGGAGTGCGTCGCGGTCGTCGGCTTGTTAGACGCCGGTGCCCGCCGGAGAGTTCCGGTACGGCACCAACCGGCCCGCACCTTTCCGAGTACGTACCCGCCACTGTGGTGATGACGCGCTGCTGATCGCCGTCAGTCGACCGCAAATTGACGTTCAGGGGGCTTTTTTCAGGCCAATCTACAGACCTCGTTGACACCACAATCCCCATGGGGACAATGCTGGACATCGCCTCTCTGCTCCGTGTACATGTGGAGGCATTCATAGCGGAGCAGCATGACATGGGGGTTTGCGATGCTATTGAGGAAATTGAGCGGCCGTTCGTACCGCACAACGTCACTCAGCAAAATGCCGCACTCCCTACCAAATAGCGGCCTGACCTGGGGCTATACCAGGCGCAACGAGAGCTGTCGGCCATGACCGCCCCGCACGTTCCGAAAGTGGCTGGAATCGAACCAGCTCTTCCCGCCCCCGCGCACACTGTCGCCCCCCACGGGCCGAAAGCCCCCGCGGAACCCGCCGTCGGCGCCTCCCCGGACCACCTGTCCGGCGCCCTCCCCGACCCCTTGGCCGTCGGCCAACTCGCCGCCGTCCAGGACCGGCTGGCCGGCTGGATCTCCGACCTCAGCACCCTGCACGACCTCACCGAACGGCTGGCGCGCACCCGGACGCTGGAGGACGCCCTCCGTGAGCTGCTGCGCGCCGGCGCCGCCCTGGTCGGGGCGCGCCGCGGGCTGGTCGTCCTCGCCCCGTCCGACGGCCTCGGCCCGGAGACCACCGTCGGCCTCGGCCTCGGCCACGCCGAGATCGGTCACATCGAGACCGTCCCGCGCCGCGCCCTGTCGTACGCGCGGATACTGGACGGCCTCCCGGAGCGGGCCACCGCCGACGACACCCGCACCGGCCCGCTCGACGACCCCTGCCACGACGGACCGGCGGGCCCCTGCACCGAGATCGCCGAGCCCGACATCCCCGGCGAGAAGGACCTCGACCCCCGGCTGCGCGAGGTCGCGGCCCGGCTCGGGTACGCCGCCAGTTACGCGGTGCCGCTCTGCGCCGACCTCCTCGGCAGGACCGGCGCCGCGGTCTGGCTCTACGACGAACCGGCCGAGCCCACCGCGCGGCAGCGCCATCTCGTCGGCCTCTACCGCGCGCACGCCGCCGAGCACCTCGCCCTCCTGCTGGCGCTCCACCGCAGCCGCCGGGCCACCGAGACCCTCCGCGAGGAGCTGCTCCCCCAGCGGCTGCCGCGGATCCCCGGCGTACGCCTGGCGGTGCGGCACAGCACCGGGCCGCGCGGCGGCGGGGACTGGTACGACGCGCTGCCGCTGCCCGACGGCGCCCTGGGCCTGGCGGTCGGTTCGGTGACCGGCTCCGGCCCGAGCGCGGTGGCGGCCATGGGACGGCTGCGGGCGTCCCTGCGGGCCTACGCCGTCATGGAGGGGGAGGATCCGGTCGCGGTGCTCTCGGACCTGGAGCTGCTGCTGCGGCTGACCGAGCCGGCCCGCAGCGCCACCGCGCTGTTCGCCTTCACCGAGCCGCCGCCCGGCGCGCCCGGCGGGCCGGCGGCGCCGCCCGGCGGGGTCACCGACCCCTTCTCCCGCAAGCTGGTGCTGGCCGGGGCCGGCCACTGCCCGCCGCTGATCCTCGGCGATCTGCGGACGGAGTTCGTGGAGACCTCGCTGTCCGCGCCGCTGGGCATGCTGGCCTGCTGGGAAGCGCCGAGCGTGGAGATCGAGCCGGCCGGCGGCGAGACCCTGCTGCTCTACAGCGACGGGCTGCTGCACCGCACCGGCGAGCCCATGGACCGCGCCTTCACCCGGCTGCACGCGGCGGCCGCGAGCGTCCCCCGGGCGAGCCGGCACGATCCGGAGGCGGTCGTCGACCACATCGTGCGCACGATGCTGCCGCAGGGACTGGACGATCCCTCGTCGGAGGAGGACGTGGTGCTGCTCGCGGCGTACTTCGAGGAGTAGGGCCGCCGGTCCGGGCGCGGCCCCCGACGTACGGCGGGCCAGGAGGCGCGCGCCGGAGTCCGCCCCGGCCCCGCCGTCCGCCCCGCCCGGCGCCGTGCGGCCGGGAATCGTCGCGCCGGACAGGTCACACCTTTTTGCCCCTGGACCGCTTTCGATCCGCACATACGATGGAACGCGGTTCACTCTTAAAAGGAGGCATGGTGACCGACGAGCTCACGCCGGAGACCCCGGACGAGGACGAGCAGCCGATCAAGCAGCGCAAGAACGGCCTTTACCCGGGCGTCTCGGATGAGCTCGCGGAGAACATGAAGGGCGGCTGGGCCGACACCGAGCTGCGCGACCTGCGGCCGATCGAGCAGGCGGCGCACGCGGCCCGCCGCCGCGCCGCGCTGTCCGCGCGCTTCCCCGGCGAGCGCCTGGTGATCCCGGCGGGCCATCTGAAGACCCGCTCCAACGACACCGAGTACGCCTTCCGCGCCGCGACGGAGTACGTCTACCTCACCGGCGACCAGACCGACGACAGCGTCCTGGTACTGGAGCCCACGCGGGACGGGCACGAGGCGACGCTCCACCGGCTGCCCCGCTCCAACCGCGAGAACGGCGAGTTCTGGCTCGACGGCATGGGCGAGCTGTGGGTCGGCCGGCGCCACAGCCTCGACGAGGCCGAGGCGCTGCTCGGCGTCCCCTGCAAGGACGTCCGCGAGCTGGCCGGCGCGCTGAAGGAGGCCACCGGCCCGGTCCGCGTGGTGCGCGGCCACGACGCCGGCATCGAGGCCGCGCTGACCGACAAGGTCACCGCCGAGCGCGACGAGGAGCTGCGGGTCTTCCTCTCCGAGGCGCGCGCGGTCAAGGACGCGTTCGAGATCGGCGAGCTGCAGAAGGCCGTCGACTCGACCGTCCGCGGCTTCGAGGACGTCGTCAAGGTGCTGGACAAGGCCGAGGCGACCAGCGAGCGCTACATCGAGGGCACGTTCTTCCTGCGCGCCCGCGTCGAGGGCAACGACGTCGGCTACGGCTCGATCTGCGCCGCCGGACCGCACGCCACCACCCTGCACTGGGTCCGCAACAACGGCGAGGTGCGCTCCGGCGACCTGCTCCTGCTGGACGCCGGCGTGGAGACCCACACCCTCTACACCGCGGACGTCACCCGCACCCTGCCGGTCAACGGCCGCTACAGCGACCTCCAGCGCACCATCTACGACGCGGTGTACGAGGCGCAGGAGGCGGGCATCGCGGCGGTCAAGCCGGGCGCCGCCTACCGCGACTTCCACGACGCGGCGCAGCGGGTGCTCACCGAGAAGCTGGTCGAGTGGGGCCTGGTCGAGGGCCCGGTCGAGCGCGTGCTGGAGCTGGGGCTGCAGCGCCGCTGGACCCTGCACGGCACCGGCCACATGCTCGGCCTGGACGTCCACGACTGCGCGGCGGCCCGCACCGAGCAGTACGTCAACGGCACCCTGGAGCCCGGCATGGTGCTGACCGTCGAGCCCGGTCTGTACTTCCA comes from the Streptomyces angustmyceticus genome and includes:
- a CDS encoding ATP-binding protein, producing MRHRVSLGRFPVQSIGAFIPWRGAKEVSGVALVVAQEVPTSSIMAVPHGPVGVGMARRRMREELLASGVQDTVVDDAVLVLSELLSNSCRHARPIYENGSPDSVTPDAQDTPASVRASWRIDAQGRLTVAVTDGGGPTRPLPATPSVTARGGRGLAIIRSLAKDWGVRDTAGGEVTVWAALSLQGAFATRVDLTPDLPPSLTTGAGVPGGRPPAPGFPDFDDLP
- a CDS encoding DUF5926 family protein, which codes for MAKKRRPQPQAAAPQTQDGEVPVAGAREPCPCGSGRRYKACHGRQAAHAATELVQRPFEGLPGECDWVAMRELVPAATARLTLKGGLPEGVPSVTLATVLPMAWPALRRDNGEVLLGLQNDTASGDLSRDLADTLQRALATEPGNPVAAERHSADGPRLQDLLDADAPFEPTVHTGFEFWVENAEHATGEVAASLERANAAAVPTARIPGLEGAYWCEAPEKNHLRWVTAHPEERLLDALARLHAAGAASLGEGTRLVGSFRAHGLVVPVWDLPSEMGADEVAKPAAAFAERLAEALASDAPLTPEERRARGGLTNRQITLS
- a CDS encoding bifunctional DNA primase/polymerase encodes the protein MREILGRRRKLLFRRGGKSAQLGAALHYATEWQWPVLPGVGLGSPGRPPAGARLGLGERSARRCSCPDPECVVPGAHPFDPGLLAATTDARMVRWWWTNRPDAPVILATGGRAPCAVSLPAVAGVRALAALDHFGVRLGPVVATPTRWSLLVSPYDLPELGELLHSQDWVPSSLRFHGEGGYVVLPPSQIGTGRVRWERPPAAVPAAPRLPKVATIVDALVTASTSTPDGGSRLAY
- a CDS encoding PP2C family protein-serine/threonine phosphatase, which encodes MAGIEPALPAPAHTVAPHGPKAPAEPAVGASPDHLSGALPDPLAVGQLAAVQDRLAGWISDLSTLHDLTERLARTRTLEDALRELLRAGAALVGARRGLVVLAPSDGLGPETTVGLGLGHAEIGHIETVPRRALSYARILDGLPERATADDTRTGPLDDPCHDGPAGPCTEIAEPDIPGEKDLDPRLREVAARLGYAASYAVPLCADLLGRTGAAVWLYDEPAEPTARQRHLVGLYRAHAAEHLALLLALHRSRRATETLREELLPQRLPRIPGVRLAVRHSTGPRGGGDWYDALPLPDGALGLAVGSVTGSGPSAVAAMGRLRASLRAYAVMEGEDPVAVLSDLELLLRLTEPARSATALFAFTEPPPGAPGGPAAPPGGVTDPFSRKLVLAGAGHCPPLILGDLRTEFVETSLSAPLGMLACWEAPSVEIEPAGGETLLLYSDGLLHRTGEPMDRAFTRLHAAAASVPRASRHDPEAVVDHIVRTMLPQGLDDPSSEEDVVLLAAYFEE
- a CDS encoding aminopeptidase P family protein — translated: MTDELTPETPDEDEQPIKQRKNGLYPGVSDELAENMKGGWADTELRDLRPIEQAAHAARRRAALSARFPGERLVIPAGHLKTRSNDTEYAFRAATEYVYLTGDQTDDSVLVLEPTRDGHEATLHRLPRSNRENGEFWLDGMGELWVGRRHSLDEAEALLGVPCKDVRELAGALKEATGPVRVVRGHDAGIEAALTDKVTAERDEELRVFLSEARAVKDAFEIGELQKAVDSTVRGFEDVVKVLDKAEATSERYIEGTFFLRARVEGNDVGYGSICAAGPHATTLHWVRNNGEVRSGDLLLLDAGVETHTLYTADVTRTLPVNGRYSDLQRTIYDAVYEAQEAGIAAVKPGAAYRDFHDAAQRVLTEKLVEWGLVEGPVERVLELGLQRRWTLHGTGHMLGLDVHDCAAARTEQYVNGTLEPGMVLTVEPGLYFQADDLTVPEEYRGIGVRIEDDILVTDDGNRNLSAALPRRSDEVESWMAGLLGT